In the Oncorhynchus nerka isolate Pitt River unplaced genomic scaffold, Oner_Uvic_2.0 unplaced_scaffold_705, whole genome shotgun sequence genome, one interval contains:
- the LOC135571187 gene encoding coiled-coil domain-containing protein 1-like translates to MDVDQDVDQDVDEDQDMDQDVDQYVDQDVDQDVDQDQDVDQYVDQDVDVDQYVDQDVDVDQYVDQDVDVDQGVDVDQNQDVYQDVDVYQDVDQGVDQGVDQDVESDVDQDVNVDQGVDKDVDQNQDVYPDVDVYQDVDQDVNVGQDVDVDQDGDQGVDVDQDVDQGVNRDVVVDQDVNQDQDVDVDQDVDQDQDVDQGVDVDRDVNQGVDVDQDVDQDQDVDQGVDVDRDVNQGVDVDGCGSGMWIRLNVGQDVDVDQDGDQGVDVDQDVDQ, encoded by the exons ATGGATGTGGATCAGGATGTGGATCAAGATGTGGATGAGGATCAGGATATGGATCAGGATGTGGATCAGTATGTTGATCAGGATGTGGATCAGGATGTGGATCAGGATCAGGATGTGGATCAGTATGTTGAtcaggatgtggatgtggatcagTATGTTGAtcaggatgtggatgtggatcagTATGTTGAtcaggatgtggatgtggatcagGGTGTGGATGTGGATCAGAATCAGGATGTGTATCAGGATGTGGATGTGTATCAGGATGTGGATCAGGGTGTGGATCAGGGTGTGGATCAGGATGTGGAATCGGATGTGGATCAGGATGTGAATGTGGATCAGGGTGTGGATAAGGATGTGGATCAGAATCAGGATGTGTATCCGGATGTGGATGTGTATCAGGATGTGGATCAGGATGTGAATGTGGGtcaggatgtggatgtggatcagGATGGGGATCAGGGTGTGGATGTGGATCAGGATGTGGATCAGGGTGTGAATCGGGATGTGGTTGTGGATCAGGATGTGAATCAGGAtcaggatgtggatgtggatcagGATGTGGATCAGGATCAGGATGTGGATCAGGGTGTGGATGTGGATCGGGATGTGAATCAGGGTGTGGATGTGGATCAGGATGTGGATCAGGATCAGGATGTGGATCAGGGTGTGGATGTGGATCGGGATGTGAATCAGGGTGTGGATGTGGATGGATGTGGATCAGG GATGTGGATCAGGTTGAATGTGGGtcaggatgtggatgtggatcagGATGGGGATCAGGGTGTGGATGTGGATCAGGATGTGGATCAGTGA